One window from the genome of Streptococcus parasanguinis encodes:
- the essA gene encoding type VII secretion protein EssA, producing the protein MKKMMYLLFVFSLIPVVAVSADDFIDNRLQVNNSRLETEQEKTLGGQLDATESLFNEKDQKKLADEKRKQEKQLTDSDGQLFSAIKGKKKTGPEADLFQPENQKLSKFESNVEDNSASLSDFIPALQMLAWSALLFGIAGYISYRIYRKEA; encoded by the coding sequence ATGAAAAAAATGATGTATCTTCTCTTTGTCTTTAGTCTCATTCCAGTAGTTGCTGTTTCTGCAGATGATTTTATTGATAATCGTCTGCAGGTCAACAACTCACGTCTGGAGACAGAGCAGGAAAAGACACTTGGGGGCCAATTGGATGCGACTGAGTCTCTTTTCAATGAGAAGGATCAGAAAAAATTAGCAGATGAAAAACGCAAGCAAGAGAAACAATTGACCGATTCAGACGGCCAGTTGTTTTCTGCTATAAAGGGAAAGAAAAAAACAGGGCCTGAAGCGGACCTGTTCCAGCCTGAAAATCAAAAATTATCTAAATTTGAGTCCAATGTAGAGGACAATTCGGCTAGTTTGTCGGATTTTATTCCAGCTTTACAAATGTTGGCTTGGAGTGCCCTTCTCTTTGGGATTGCTGGCTATATTTCCTATCGAATCTATAGAAAAGAGGCCTAA
- the esaA gene encoding type VII secretion protein EsaA: MEVKKKKWLKYIGQSAVVLLLMGSVVGLYTTVQKDQKQNEAKTVQTTENTKLNIAVVNEDKAVKLNDKEYNLGASYVKNIERDNSQNWSVLPRGAAESGLADGKYQLMIVIPSDFSEKVLEVNAVNAEKTTVTYKVNAAGNSQVENEANKVAKDIVSNLNSQLVDMYMVSILSNLYTAQKNVETSNKIQSTNIGSYRSNLLDSALDSKNIFPSLYSLSTSSVESNNALKTVLESYTQAFDQLTQSQDQYGQNFDTLIKQRSEDKISHEEFMNQLMSMNQSVVSEKTQELYKNLQQNQEAITKQLSQPTETEGDASGTKTYAGLTKDVNDRVADLEKGIKAERDKLDEHEKNIESSVKAKILDYYGLNEGDKVTLRTLLGKPKIETISKDRDKADDDIRQAIEKLPSLDPASLNLNKYGNLNAAIDFDSAFAGTKGQAKGNADDLKRLAAEVDAKLTAVANVLNAKSGKQKVSIQVPAGVKVDTWTYDGQTYAGSGEQEVELKDGKQIQIHLVEDGGAMPSAIDVEVLVNGVSSTSVTVSAEDLKTAVANYASKASEIALDYQRAGALIDAYYPKDDKGDRHSLYDPIEDMDLTNALVDVVKAAVSSNMKDYRKSIETDESGDATKSVKAQLDGTLKQLQDLGPQLQANLQAIENTNKDLTQNINDQLKQYADLQRRLEEISKAQETVTQAQTKTDADLSALGSEYTSLLSSTEGVKSSSRSNVEAANSTNEIFSQLNKELEKAQGNTEKLSSNAESLMGEFDKELSENGNFVEAFRKVFNNAYENGVPNEVLLDFLSNPVAEKSSSVKATINVYRPFIWIFMLEVLSLFTAYLFETQPIIRKVKDRFKLDRLQESDLLSVGVLVGLSLILGLVIGMISSIQLSVGREYVPSWVFLAVLASFVLVQLQYLLLKHFRVIGMGLAFFMLISYVYLSSAIGTTATLSGLPALVKNVNLLSILEGQFAGYFDGQTAGIGVFFGLLVFFGLLAVANIFIPKKFTQTKEIESSL, from the coding sequence ATAGAAGTGAAAAAGAAAAAATGGTTAAAATACATCGGTCAGAGTGCAGTTGTGCTCCTTTTGATGGGATCTGTAGTGGGTCTTTATACGACGGTTCAAAAGGACCAAAAGCAAAACGAAGCCAAGACCGTACAAACGACAGAAAACACCAAGCTTAATATTGCGGTTGTCAATGAAGACAAAGCGGTCAAACTGAATGATAAAGAATACAACCTTGGGGCTAGCTATGTAAAGAATATCGAACGGGATAATTCGCAAAACTGGTCTGTACTCCCTCGTGGAGCCGCTGAGTCAGGGCTTGCAGATGGCAAGTACCAGTTGATGATTGTCATTCCAAGTGACTTCTCAGAGAAGGTCTTGGAAGTGAATGCGGTTAATGCAGAGAAGACCACGGTGACGTATAAGGTCAATGCGGCTGGAAATTCTCAGGTTGAAAACGAGGCCAATAAAGTCGCTAAAGATATCGTTTCGAACTTGAATAGCCAGTTGGTTGATATGTATATGGTCAGCATTTTGAGCAACCTTTATACAGCTCAGAAGAACGTGGAAACAAGTAACAAAATTCAATCTACCAACATTGGTTCATACCGAAGCAACTTGCTGGATTCGGCTTTAGATTCGAAGAATATCTTTCCAAGTCTCTATAGCTTGTCTACGTCTTCTGTCGAGTCGAACAATGCTTTGAAGACAGTCCTTGAGTCTTATACACAGGCTTTTGATCAATTGACCCAATCTCAGGATCAGTACGGTCAAAACTTCGACACATTGATCAAACAACGCTCTGAGGACAAGATCAGCCATGAAGAGTTCATGAACCAGCTGATGTCTATGAACCAGTCTGTTGTCAGTGAAAAGACCCAAGAGTTGTATAAGAATCTACAACAAAACCAAGAAGCAATTACCAAACAATTGAGTCAACCAACTGAAACAGAAGGAGATGCTTCAGGTACCAAGACTTATGCAGGCTTGACAAAAGATGTGAATGATCGTGTGGCAGACCTCGAAAAAGGGATCAAGGCAGAACGCGACAAATTAGATGAGCACGAAAAGAACATCGAGTCTTCTGTAAAAGCGAAGATCCTTGACTACTATGGTCTAAATGAAGGAGACAAAGTCACTCTTCGTACCTTGCTTGGAAAGCCAAAAATCGAAACTATCAGCAAGGATCGAGATAAAGCGGATGATGACATTCGTCAAGCAATTGAAAAACTTCCGTCTTTAGATCCTGCTAGTCTTAATCTGAATAAGTATGGGAATCTCAACGCAGCGATTGATTTTGATAGTGCTTTTGCTGGAACGAAGGGGCAAGCAAAAGGGAACGCAGATGACTTGAAACGATTGGCTGCTGAAGTGGATGCTAAATTAACGGCAGTTGCGAATGTTCTCAATGCTAAATCTGGAAAACAAAAAGTTAGCATTCAAGTACCTGCAGGAGTTAAGGTTGATACCTGGACCTATGATGGACAGACTTATGCAGGCAGTGGTGAGCAGGAAGTCGAACTGAAAGATGGCAAACAAATTCAAATTCACCTTGTTGAAGATGGAGGAGCTATGCCAAGCGCGATTGATGTTGAAGTCCTTGTGAATGGAGTTTCTTCAACCAGTGTGACTGTATCTGCAGAAGACTTGAAAACAGCTGTCGCTAACTATGCATCGAAAGCTAGTGAAATCGCCCTGGATTATCAACGCGCGGGAGCATTGATCGATGCTTACTATCCAAAAGATGACAAGGGAGATCGTCATTCGCTCTATGATCCGATCGAAGATATGGATTTGACAAATGCTTTGGTCGATGTCGTGAAGGCTGCCGTTTCAAGTAACATGAAGGACTACCGTAAGAGTATTGAAACGGATGAATCTGGGGATGCAACGAAGAGTGTGAAAGCCCAGTTAGATGGTACCCTTAAACAGTTGCAAGACTTGGGACCACAATTGCAGGCAAATCTTCAAGCAATCGAAAACACCAACAAGGATCTAACCCAAAATATCAACGATCAATTGAAGCAGTATGCAGACCTTCAAAGACGCCTAGAAGAGATCTCAAAAGCGCAGGAAACAGTGACACAGGCTCAAACCAAGACCGATGCAGATTTGTCAGCTCTTGGTTCTGAATACACGTCATTATTGAGCTCGACAGAAGGCGTTAAGAGCTCATCTCGTAGCAATGTAGAAGCTGCTAACTCTACCAATGAAATCTTTAGCCAATTGAACAAAGAATTGGAAAAAGCCCAAGGCAATACAGAGAAATTGTCTAGCAATGCAGAGAGCTTGATGGGTGAATTCGACAAGGAATTGTCTGAAAATGGGAACTTCGTCGAAGCCTTCCGTAAGGTCTTCAACAATGCCTATGAAAACGGAGTGCCGAATGAAGTCTTGCTCGACTTCTTGTCAAATCCAGTTGCAGAGAAATCTTCTTCTGTGAAAGCGACTATCAACGTCTACCGTCCATTTATCTGGATCTTTATGTTGGAAGTCTTGAGTCTCTTTACAGCTTATCTCTTTGAGACTCAGCCAATCATCCGTAAGGTTAAGGATCGTTTCAAATTGGATCGTTTGCAAGAATCAGATCTCTTGTCTGTCGGTGTTCTTGTGGGACTTTCTCTCATCCTTGGACTAGTGATCGGAATGATTTCAAGTATTCAACTCTCTGTTGGTCGTGAATATGTACCTTCATGGGTATTCTTAGCGGTTCTAGCAAGCTTTGTCTTGGTACAACTGCAATACCTCCTCTTGAAACACTTCCGTGTGATCGGAATGGGACTAGCTTTCTTCATGTTGATCAGCTATGTCTACCTATCAAGTGCGATCGGAACGACCGCGACCTTGTCAGGCCTTCCAGCACTGGTGAAAAATGTCAACCTCCTTTCTATTTTAGAAGGACAGTTTGCGGGTTACTTTGATGGACAAACAGCCGGTATCGGCGTCTTCTTCGGATTGTTGGTCTTCTTCGGACTTTTGGCGGTTGCCAATATCTTCATTCCAAAGAAGTTTACTCAAACAAAGGAAATTGAATCAAGCTTATGA
- a CDS encoding WXG100 family type VII secretion target, producing the protein MAQIKLTPEELRQSAQRYSQGSQEIDQILNTLTHEQQVIDANWDGSAFDSFEAQFNELSPKIKQFAQLLEDINAQLIKVADIVEQTDQDIAAQIH; encoded by the coding sequence ATGGCTCAAATTAAATTAACTCCAGAAGAACTACGTCAATCAGCACAACGCTATTCACAAGGTTCTCAAGAAATCGATCAAATCCTTAACACTTTGACTCATGAACAACAAGTCATCGACGCAAACTGGGATGGATCTGCATTTGATAGCTTTGAAGCACAATTCAACGAATTGTCTCCAAAAATCAAACAATTCGCTCAATTGTTGGAAGACATCAACGCTCAATTGATCAAAGTTGCTGATATCGTTGAACAAACTGACCAAGATATCGCTGCACAAATCCACTAA